A segment of the Egibacteraceae bacterium genome:
GGTCAGGTGAGGGGCTCGGGCGACCGGTCGAGGTCGGTGGCGAGGTGGCCGGTGTCGTTGAACCGGCGGACGATCCAAGCACCCTGCCCGTCGCCGGCACGCGGATCGGCGCGCTCCCCCGAGCCGCGGCAGACGACGAGGTGGGTGATCGAGCCGTTGTCGGCCCCGATGAACGCGAAGGGCCGCCCGCCCGTTGCGAGGGCGACGACCATGCCGATCACCCCGCCGTGGGTGAACACCGCCACCCGCTCGTCGGGGTGGGCGGCGGCGATGCGGCCGATGCCGGCGCGGAGCCGGGCGGCCAGGGCCTCCATCGTCTCCGCGCCGGGGATGACGTCCCAGCGCTCCTCGGTGAACACCCGGCGGGCGATGGGGTGACCTTCGCGCACCCGTGCGCGGAACGTCGCGCCCTCCCACTCGCCGAGGTGCACCTCACGCAGGTCCGGCTCCACCCGTGGTTCCAACCCGAGGCGCGCCGCGAGCGGCGCCGCGGTCTGCGCCGTGCGGCGCAGCGGCGTCACGTAGATCGCTGCAAGCCGCTGGCCGGCGAGCCGCGCCGCGACCCGCTCGGCCTCGGTGTGCCCGCGCGGGTCGAGGGCCGGGTCGGCCTGACCGTCGACGAGGGGGAAGGGCGCGTCGAACGTCGCCGGCTGCGACTCGCCGTGGCGCACGAGCAGGATGTCGGCACCGCCGGGCGGCAGCGAGAACCGGTACTGGCGGTACTTCCGCGGGGCGGAGTCGGGTGGGGACTGCTGTGCCTGACGACCGTCGGCCGGCGAGGGGCGCTGCGGCCTCGGATCGGGCGAAGGCTCCCGCTCCTGGACGCGGTCGTCCGGCGACGGGCGGTGCGGGCTCGGGGCGCGGTCGGCGGCGGGCATGGGTGCACCGTACCCGCCCCCGCCCCGCCCGCC
Coding sequences within it:
- a CDS encoding histidine phosphatase family protein, giving the protein MPAADRAPSPHRPSPDDRVQEREPSPDPRPQRPSPADGRQAQQSPPDSAPRKYRQYRFSLPPGGADILLVRHGESQPATFDAPFPLVDGQADPALDPRGHTEAERVAARLAGQRLAAIYVTPLRRTAQTAAPLAARLGLEPRVEPDLREVHLGEWEGATFRARVREGHPIARRVFTEERWDVIPGAETMEALAARLRAGIGRIAAAHPDERVAVFTHGGVIGMVVALATGGRPFAFIGADNGSITHLVVCRGSGERADPRAGDGQGAWIVRRFNDTGHLATDLDRSPEPLT